In Tsuneonella sp. CC-YZS046, the genomic window CACGGGTGCAAGCGGCAAGCTTGCTTCCGGGCCGCGCGCGCAGTATCGGTCCCGCCCGATGAGCGCTGCGCCAGAGCATCCCCGCGATCCTGTCGGCTGGACGGCGGCCCTTTCCCTTGCGTTCCTTCTGCTGTGCCTGATCCGGCTCACCATCCCGTCGCATCTCTATTTCGACGAAATCCATTACGTGCCCGCTGCCCGCATCCTGCTGGAGCTTTCCGGCCCCGCGAACCCGGAGCACCCGATGCTGGGCAAGGAAATCATCGCCGCCGGGATCGCGCTGTTCGGAGACAAGCCGCTGGGCTGGCGCTTCTTCTCGCTGATCGCCGGGGCCATAACCCTTTTCGCCTTCATGCGGGCGATGTGGTTCACCACGCTTTCGCGCTTCGCCGCCATGGCGGGCGGGGTGCTGACCGTCAGCGCCTTCCCCCTCTTTATCCAGTCGCGCATCGCCATGCTCGACATCTTCATGGCGATGTTCCTGATGCTGGCGGTATGGCAGTGCGCGGCAGCCATGCGGCAACCACCAACGGCGCGCTGGCGGCTTGCCGTCACCGGCATCTTCCTCGGCTGCGCCCTGGCCTGCAAGTGGAACGCGGCGCCCGTGGCATTCCTGCTGGCTTTCGGATTCTTCATCATGCGGGTGGAGGACAAGGGAAGCAGCTTCCTCTTCACCCGGCACGGCCGCCCGATCCCCGGAATCAGCCTGCCGGAAGCGGCGCTCTGGCTGGGCGTGGTGCCGATCGCGGTCTATTTCGCGACCTTCGCCCCCATGCTGTTCTACCAGAACGAACGCATCCCCCTCAGCGGCTTGCTGCGCTTCCAGATGACCATGATGGAATTGCAGGAAAGCGTGAAGAAGCCGCATACCTATCAGAGTCAATGGCCGCAGTGGATCTTCAACTGGCGGCCGATCTGGTATCTTTACGATCAGGCGGACGGGGCGCAGCGCGGCGTCCTGCTGCTGGGCAATCCCTTCACGATGCTGGCGGGGCTGCCCGCCTTCGCATGGTGCGCTTTCGTGGGCGTGTTCCGGAAACGATGGGATGCCCTCGCCATCGCGCTGTTCTATGCGGTGTCCATCGGCTTCTGGATGATCGCGGCCAAGCCCATCCAGTTCTATTATCACTATATGGTGCCCAGCTTCTT contains:
- a CDS encoding phospholipid carrier-dependent glycosyltransferase, which produces MSAAPEHPRDPVGWTAALSLAFLLLCLIRLTIPSHLYFDEIHYVPAARILLELSGPANPEHPMLGKEIIAAGIALFGDKPLGWRFFSLIAGAITLFAFMRAMWFTTLSRFAAMAGGVLTVSAFPLFIQSRIAMLDIFMAMFLMLAVWQCAAAMRQPPTARWRLAVTGIFLGCALACKWNAAPVAFLLAFGFFIMRVEDKGSSFLFTRHGRPIPGISLPEAALWLGVVPIAVYFATFAPMLFYQNERIPLSGLLRFQMTMMELQESVKKPHTYQSQWPQWIFNWRPIWYLYDQADGAQRGVLLLGNPFTMLAGLPAFAWCAFVGVFRKRWDALAIALFYAVSIGFWMIAAKPIQFYYHYMVPSFFLMAALALALDEFWKKGRKWWALGALALSLGLFAWFFPILSAAPLHDGQKSFETYTWLHSWR